A single window of Cololabis saira isolate AMF1-May2022 chromosome 24, fColSai1.1, whole genome shotgun sequence DNA harbors:
- the atp5pf gene encoding ATP synthase-coupling factor 6, mitochondrial: MALHRLYQLSSLLRSAVSLTLRRNIGVSAVVLKELDPVQKLFLDKIRDYNTKSKTAGGIVDGGPGYQKNVTEEVTKLQRLYGGGDFNKFPDFKFPEPKLDEGAK; encoded by the exons ATGGCGCTTCATCGGTTATACCAGCTGTCCTCCCTGCTGCGCTCGGCCGTCAGCCTGACCCTGCGCAGGAACATCGGGGTGTCTGCAGTTGTCCTCAAGGAGCTCGACCCCGTCCAGAAACTGTTCCTGGATAAGATCCGGGACTACAACACCAAGAGCAA GACTGCTGGTGGCATCGTGGATGGCGGCCCTGGTTATCAGAAGAACGTCACGGAGGAAGTAACAAAACTGCAGAGGCTATACGGCGGTGGAGACTTCAACAAGTTCCCCGACTTCAAATTCCCAG AGCCCAAGCTTGACGAAGGAGCTAAGTGA